From the Excalfactoria chinensis isolate bCotChi1 chromosome 1, bCotChi1.hap2, whole genome shotgun sequence genome, one window contains:
- the RERGL gene encoding ras-related and estrogen-regulated growth inhibitor-like protein: MSEVKLAVLGCSGAGKSALAVRFLTRRFIGEYASNAECIYTKHFCLDGRQIHLEIYDPCSQQGKLSLTDELHWADGFIIVYDISDRASFAFAKALLYRIQESHIGACKKMVESTVFLVGNKQDLCHMREVGWDEGQKLAMDNKCQFCELSAAEHYQEVVAMFTKVLRSITSNLKAKEKRRPSGSKSMVKLINNVFGKRRKSV; the protein is encoded by the exons ATGAGCGAGGTGAAGTTGGCCGTGCTGGGCTGCAGCGGGGCCGGCAAGTCGG CGCTGGCTGTGCGGTTCCTGACCCGGCGATTCATCGGGGAGTACGCGTCCAACGCCG aatgCATCTACACTAAACACTTTTGTCTGGATGGGAGGCAGATACACTTGGAAATTTATGACCCTTGTTCACAG CAGGGGAAACTCTCCCTCACAGATGAGCTCCACTGGGCTGATGGATTCATCATTGTTTATGACATCAGTGACAGAGCATCATTTGCATTTGCAAAAGCACTGCTATACAGAATCCAGGAGTCTCACATAGGAGCTTGTAAAAA aatgGTTGAGTCAACAGTGTTTTTGGTTGGTAACAAACAGGATTTATGCCACATGAGGGAAGTTGGCTGGGATGAAGGTCAAAAGCTGGCAATGGATAACAAGTGCCAATTCTGTGAATTGTCTGCTGCAGAACATTACCAGGAAGTTGTGGCAATGTTCACAAAAGTTCTGAGGAGTATCACCTCTAATCTCaaggcaaaggaaaagagaagaccaAGTGGATCAAAATCAATGGTCAAGTTAATCAACAATGTgtttggaaagagaaggaaatctgTGTAA